The Iamia majanohamensis genome window below encodes:
- a CDS encoding MMPL family transporter yields MLTRLAHLSVRRRRLILVLAALGFVVAGAVGGGVAEHLSAGGFDDPSAEASQAEDVLSDELGTGSPNLVLLVTADDGGSVDDAEVAASAGEVEARLAAEPDVADVASYWSLGRPAPLRSGPEAEEESALVVARIVGDQDHVVTRADELREELGGPIDGATVTTGGYAAVFGDVGHTVEQDLVRAELIAIPITLLLLLFVFRGVVAALLPLVVGALSVVGTFLVLRILSEVTEVSVFALNLTTAMGLGLAIDYSLFIISRYREELAGGAAPQEAVVRTVRTAGRTVAFSALTVAVSLCALLVFPLAFLRSFAYAGVPVAALAGLFAVVVLPALLAVLGPRVDALSLRHRPPPPVGEGAWHRIATAVMRRPVPVIVVVVGVLLVLGSPFLRLEMGRPDDRVLPPSAESRQVSEVLRADYGSQESGTLAVVAPDTTAAGTGPALDAAIAGYATELSRLDGVSRVDAATGVYIDGTEVPVGPEVTDRFTDDEGTWMSVVPSVEPISAEGEALVTEVRATDAPFPTLVGGEPAQLLDSRDSLLSRLPLALGIIAGITFALLFVMFGSVVVPVKALVLNLLSLTATFGAMVWIFQDGNLSGVLDFTATGTLDSTTPILMFCVAFGLSMDYEVFLLSRIKEEHDAGRDNISAVAVGLERTGRIVTAAALLIAVVFTAFATSQVSFIKLFGVGLTLAVLMDAFVIRGTLVPAFMRLAGEANWWAPRWMRRLHDRIGVSEHVDLGAPTGQDPGSPHPAPAGSS; encoded by the coding sequence ATGCTCACGCGCCTCGCCCACCTGTCCGTCCGGCGCCGGCGGCTGATCCTCGTCCTGGCCGCCCTCGGGTTCGTCGTCGCCGGCGCCGTCGGCGGCGGGGTCGCCGAGCACCTCTCCGCCGGGGGCTTCGACGATCCCTCGGCCGAGGCCTCGCAGGCCGAGGACGTCCTGTCCGACGAGCTCGGCACGGGGTCCCCGAACCTGGTGCTGCTCGTGACCGCGGACGACGGCGGGAGCGTCGACGACGCCGAGGTCGCGGCCTCGGCCGGCGAGGTCGAGGCCCGCCTGGCGGCCGAGCCCGACGTGGCCGACGTGGCCTCCTACTGGAGCCTGGGCCGGCCCGCCCCGCTCCGGTCCGGGCCGGAGGCCGAGGAGGAGTCCGCCCTCGTCGTGGCCCGCATCGTGGGCGACCAGGACCACGTGGTGACCCGGGCCGACGAGCTGCGCGAGGAGCTCGGTGGCCCCATCGACGGCGCCACCGTCACCACCGGTGGCTACGCCGCCGTGTTCGGCGACGTGGGCCACACCGTGGAGCAGGACCTGGTGCGGGCCGAGCTCATCGCCATCCCCATCACCCTGCTCCTGCTGCTGTTCGTCTTCCGCGGCGTGGTGGCCGCCCTCCTCCCGCTCGTGGTGGGCGCGCTGTCGGTCGTCGGCACCTTCCTCGTGCTCCGCATCCTGTCCGAGGTCACCGAGGTCTCCGTCTTCGCCCTGAACCTCACCACCGCCATGGGCCTGGGCCTGGCCATCGACTACAGCCTCTTCATCATCTCCCGGTACCGGGAGGAGCTGGCGGGCGGCGCCGCGCCTCAGGAGGCGGTGGTCCGGACGGTGCGCACCGCGGGCCGCACGGTGGCCTTCAGCGCCCTCACCGTCGCCGTCTCGCTGTGCGCCCTGCTCGTCTTCCCGCTCGCCTTCCTGCGCTCCTTCGCCTACGCCGGGGTCCCCGTCGCCGCCCTGGCCGGGCTGTTCGCGGTGGTCGTGCTCCCCGCCCTCCTCGCCGTGCTCGGCCCCCGCGTCGACGCCCTCTCGCTCCGCCACCGCCCGCCCCCACCGGTGGGCGAGGGGGCCTGGCACCGGATCGCCACCGCCGTCATGCGTCGGCCCGTCCCGGTCATCGTGGTCGTCGTCGGGGTGCTCCTGGTGCTGGGCAGCCCGTTCCTCCGCCTGGAGATGGGTCGTCCCGACGACCGGGTGCTCCCCCCGTCGGCCGAGAGCCGGCAGGTGAGCGAGGTGCTGCGGGCCGACTACGGCTCCCAGGAGTCCGGCACCCTCGCCGTGGTCGCCCCCGACACCACCGCGGCGGGCACCGGCCCGGCCCTCGACGCCGCCATCGCCGGCTACGCGACCGAGCTCTCGCGCCTCGACGGCGTGAGCCGGGTCGACGCGGCCACCGGCGTCTACATCGACGGCACCGAGGTGCCGGTGGGCCCGGAGGTGACGGACCGCTTCACCGACGACGAGGGCACGTGGATGTCGGTCGTCCCGTCGGTCGAGCCCATCTCGGCCGAGGGCGAGGCCCTCGTCACCGAGGTGCGCGCCACCGACGCGCCCTTCCCCACCCTCGTCGGCGGCGAGCCGGCCCAGCTCCTCGACAGCCGGGACTCGCTGCTCTCCCGCCTGCCGCTGGCCCTGGGCATCATCGCCGGCATCACCTTCGCCCTGCTGTTCGTGATGTTCGGCAGCGTGGTCGTGCCGGTGAAGGCGCTGGTGCTGAACCTGCTCAGCCTGACCGCCACCTTCGGCGCCATGGTCTGGATCTTCCAGGACGGCAACCTGTCGGGCGTGCTCGACTTCACCGCCACCGGCACCCTCGACTCGACGACGCCGATCCTCATGTTCTGCGTCGCCTTCGGCCTGTCGATGGACTACGAGGTGTTCCTCCTGTCCCGCATCAAGGAGGAGCACGACGCCGGACGTGACAACATCTCGGCCGTGGCCGTCGGACTCGAGCGCACCGGGCGCATCGTCACCGCCGCGGCGCTGCTCATCGCGGTGGTGTTCACCGCCTTCGCGACCAGCCAGGTCAGCTTCATCAAGCTCTTCGGCGTGGGCCTGACCCTGGCCGTGCTCATGGACGCCTTCGTGATCCGGGGCACCCTCGTCCCCGCCTTCATGCGCCTGGCCGGCGAGGCCAACTGGTGGGCGCCCCGGTGGATGCGCCGCCTGCACGACCGGATCGGCGTGAGCGAGCACGTCGACCTCGGCGCCCCGACCGGCCAGGACCCCGGCTCGCCCCACCCCGCACCCGCCGGCAGCTCGTGA
- a CDS encoding SCO1664 family protein — protein MATPPEPLERLRRAPLELLGRIVESSNATFLTSVGELTDEEPGPTDGDEGPLAGLGAEVRVGAADDELWDDPWDDDDRDDDERDVDAGHDDGDPAADDSDEGADDDGLPPGLKAVYKPLRGERPLWDFPEGLYRREVAAYELSRALGWDLVPGTVERDDVLGVGSLQRFVEADFSRHYFVLRDEGGHDDQLLRMAVFDVLVNNTDRKAGHVLVDADDHIWGIDNGLCFSTEARLRTVIWDFAGEPIPDDLMDAIAGLIDEGVPDAVCAHLLPEEVGRLERRARVLRSAAQLPHDPTGRAIPWPLL, from the coding sequence GTGGCGACTCCCCCGGAGCCGCTGGAGCGACTGCGGCGCGCCCCGCTCGAGCTCCTGGGCCGCATCGTCGAGAGCAGCAACGCCACCTTCCTCACCTCCGTCGGCGAGCTCACCGACGAGGAGCCCGGCCCGACCGACGGCGACGAGGGCCCGCTGGCCGGCCTGGGCGCCGAGGTCCGCGTGGGCGCGGCCGACGACGAGCTCTGGGACGACCCCTGGGACGACGACGACCGGGACGACGACGAGCGCGACGTCGACGCGGGGCACGACGACGGAGATCCGGCCGCCGACGACAGCGATGAGGGGGCCGACGACGACGGCCTGCCCCCGGGCCTCAAGGCGGTGTACAAGCCGCTCCGGGGCGAGCGCCCCCTGTGGGACTTCCCCGAGGGCCTCTACCGCCGGGAGGTGGCCGCCTACGAGCTGAGCCGGGCCCTCGGCTGGGACCTGGTGCCGGGCACCGTCGAGCGCGACGACGTGCTCGGCGTGGGCTCCCTCCAGCGCTTCGTCGAGGCCGACTTCTCCCGGCACTACTTCGTGCTCCGCGACGAGGGCGGCCACGACGACCAGCTGCTGCGCATGGCCGTCTTCGACGTGCTGGTCAACAACACCGACCGCAAGGCCGGCCACGTCCTCGTCGACGCCGACGACCACATCTGGGGCATCGACAACGGGCTGTGCTTCTCGACCGAGGCCCGCCTCCGCACCGTGATCTGGGACTTCGCCGGCGAGCCCATCCCCGACGACCTCATGGACGCCATCGCCGGCCTCATCGACGAGGGCGTCCCCGACGCGGTCTGCGCCCACCTCCTCCCCGAGGAGGTCGGCCGCCTCGAGCGCCGGGCCCGGGTCCTCCGCTCGGCGGCCCAGCTCCCCCACGACCCCACCGGCCGCGCCATCCCCTGGCCTCTGTTGTAG
- a CDS encoding DUF3090 family protein has product MSESHDFEAVDRFTVGAVGEPGARTFLFQARAGAVQVSIKCEKQQVAALSEYLQGVLADLPPVEDLSPVALDLEAPLDPEWVAGTLSVAYDDVSDRIVILIEEVGDLDDEDDDDVLGPDRTSLRVRLTRAQTTALVRHTIDIVEAGRPPCPICGNPMGPDHACPRTNGHGPPS; this is encoded by the coding sequence ATGAGCGAGAGCCACGACTTCGAGGCGGTCGACCGCTTCACGGTCGGCGCGGTGGGCGAACCGGGCGCCCGCACCTTCCTCTTCCAGGCCCGGGCCGGCGCCGTGCAGGTGTCGATCAAGTGCGAGAAGCAGCAGGTGGCGGCGCTCTCGGAGTACCTCCAGGGCGTCCTGGCCGACCTCCCGCCCGTCGAGGACCTGTCGCCCGTCGCGCTCGACCTGGAGGCGCCCCTCGACCCGGAGTGGGTGGCCGGCACCCTCTCGGTGGCCTACGACGACGTGAGCGACCGCATCGTCATCCTCATCGAGGAGGTGGGCGACCTCGACGACGAGGACGACGACGACGTCCTCGGCCCGGACCGCACCAGCCTGCGGGTCCGCCTCACCCGGGCCCAGACCACCGCCCTGGTGCGCCACACCATCGACATCGTCGAGGCCGGTCGGCCGCCGTGCCCCATCTGCGGCAACCCCATGGGCCCCGACCACGCCTGCCCCCGCACCAACGGCCACGGCCCACCCAGCTAG
- a CDS encoding MSMEG_4193 family putative phosphomutase, with translation MATRSAPKPTRVLFVRHGKTPTTGAVLPGRAPGLHLADEGVAQAQGAAERLAGLKRVDAVYASPMERTRETARPIGKALGLRVKVDKGLLEADFGDWTGAELSKLRKLREWKAVQGHPSGFRFPGGESFSEMQARIVGTTRRLCAAHPGGTIVLVSHADPIKAALNDALGSHLDAFQRIVVSPCSISAVAYGDTGTVVLATNTTAGDLSTLVPS, from the coding sequence ATGGCCACCCGCTCCGCCCCCAAGCCGACGCGCGTGCTGTTCGTGCGCCACGGCAAGACGCCCACCACCGGCGCCGTCCTCCCGGGTCGAGCCCCCGGCCTCCACCTGGCCGACGAGGGCGTGGCCCAGGCCCAGGGCGCGGCCGAGCGCCTCGCCGGGCTGAAGCGGGTCGACGCCGTCTACGCCTCGCCCATGGAGCGCACCCGGGAGACGGCCAGGCCCATCGGCAAGGCGCTCGGCCTGCGGGTCAAGGTCGACAAGGGGCTCCTCGAGGCCGACTTCGGCGACTGGACCGGCGCCGAGCTGTCGAAGCTGCGGAAGCTCCGCGAGTGGAAGGCGGTGCAGGGCCACCCCAGCGGCTTCCGCTTCCCCGGCGGGGAGTCCTTCTCCGAGATGCAGGCCCGGATCGTCGGCACCACCCGCCGGCTGTGCGCCGCCCACCCGGGCGGCACCATCGTGCTCGTCAGCCACGCCGACCCGATCAAGGCGGCCCTCAACGACGCCCTCGGCTCCCACCTCGACGCCTTCCAGCGCATCGTGGTGTCGCCGTGCTCGATCTCGGCGGTCGCCTACGGCGACACCGGCACCGTGGTGCTGGCCACCAACACGACCGCCGGCGACCTGTCCACCCTGGTGCCCTCGTGA
- a CDS encoding uracil-DNA glycosylase — protein MPRRADSLDLLEAEITSCRACPRLVAWREQVGREKRAAFRDEDYWARPVPGFGDPRAHLAVVGLAPAAHGANRTGRIFTGDRSGDVLYAALHRAGYANQPTSTGRGDGLELTGAWITCPVRCAPPANKATPAERDTCRPFLERELALLADVRVLLVLGGFGYQVLCGLLGVRPRPRFGHGVEVPLPDGRTLLCSYHVSQQNTFTGRLTPAMLDDVLGRARQLSAG, from the coding sequence GTGCCCCGTCGCGCCGACAGCCTGGACCTCCTGGAGGCCGAGATCACCTCGTGCCGCGCCTGCCCCCGCCTCGTCGCCTGGCGCGAGCAGGTGGGGCGGGAGAAGCGGGCCGCCTTCCGCGACGAGGACTACTGGGCCCGCCCGGTCCCGGGCTTCGGCGACCCCCGCGCCCACCTCGCGGTGGTGGGCCTGGCCCCGGCCGCCCACGGCGCCAACCGCACCGGGCGCATCTTCACCGGCGACCGGTCGGGCGACGTGCTCTACGCCGCGCTCCACCGGGCCGGCTACGCCAACCAGCCGACCAGCACCGGCCGGGGCGACGGCCTGGAGCTGACGGGGGCGTGGATCACCTGCCCGGTCCGCTGCGCGCCACCGGCGAACAAGGCCACGCCGGCCGAGCGCGACACCTGCCGGCCCTTCCTCGAGCGGGAGCTGGCCCTGCTCGCCGACGTGCGGGTGCTGCTGGTGCTGGGCGGCTTCGGCTACCAGGTGCTGTGCGGGCTGCTGGGGGTCCGGCCCCGGCCCCGGTTCGGCCACGGCGTGGAGGTGCCCCTGCCCGACGGGCGGACGCTGCTGTGCAGCTACCACGTGAGCCAGCAGAACACCTTCACCGGCCGGCTGACCCCCGCGATGCTCGACGACGTCCTCGGCCGGGCCCGCCAGCTGTCGGCGGGCTGA
- a CDS encoding Coenzyme F420 hydrogenase/dehydrogenase, beta subunit C-terminal domain → MTDTAAPPTRTRWTAQWKELYEEVITSGLCTGCAGCVISCPHEVIGYDHVQGGYTPFHLEDELGASDCTHGQKGCTTCTRACPRYQHWETQADEHLFGRTREEDELSGIYSDILLTRAADDGVHEAGQDGGLVSAMLLWLLEERYIDGALVSYLEGDGSTWMAKPGVATTPEEIMASAGSRYTYSANTLALKEAQERGLQDLALVGMSCQSSVPPVMWTRKAGKVGKPIKFNIGLLCSKTFDDAIFEELFEAKYGLTRAMIKKVNIKGVFQIWTHDGEYHEVPLKECHAWTREGCNHCPDFAAEHADISTGGIGKFNDWTLTVVRTDLGREVIERMARAGRIETRPGDDDPGAISLMHKLARKSRTRWPKEGVAVDEPRRMPPPPPKKAAAPEADAPATDGAPAGDAPTTPTGGDAAG, encoded by the coding sequence ATGACCGACACCGCCGCGCCGCCCACCCGCACCCGGTGGACCGCCCAGTGGAAGGAGCTCTACGAGGAGGTCATCACCTCCGGGCTCTGCACCGGCTGCGCCGGCTGCGTGATCTCCTGCCCCCACGAGGTCATCGGCTACGACCACGTCCAGGGCGGCTACACGCCGTTCCACCTCGAGGACGAGCTGGGCGCCTCGGACTGCACCCACGGCCAGAAGGGCTGCACCACCTGCACCCGGGCCTGCCCCCGCTACCAGCACTGGGAGACCCAGGCCGACGAGCACCTCTTCGGCCGCACCCGCGAGGAGGACGAGCTGTCGGGGATCTACTCCGACATCCTCCTCACCCGGGCCGCCGACGACGGCGTGCACGAGGCGGGCCAGGACGGCGGCCTGGTCTCGGCCATGCTCCTGTGGCTGCTGGAGGAGCGCTACATCGACGGCGCCCTGGTGTCCTACCTGGAGGGCGACGGCTCCACCTGGATGGCCAAGCCCGGGGTGGCCACCACGCCGGAGGAGATCATGGCGTCGGCCGGGAGCCGCTACACCTACTCGGCCAACACCCTGGCCCTGAAGGAGGCCCAGGAGCGGGGCCTCCAGGACCTGGCCCTGGTGGGGATGAGCTGCCAGTCGTCGGTCCCCCCGGTGATGTGGACCCGCAAGGCGGGGAAGGTCGGCAAGCCCATCAAGTTCAACATCGGGCTGCTCTGCTCGAAGACCTTCGACGACGCCATCTTCGAGGAGCTCTTCGAGGCCAAGTACGGCCTCACCCGGGCCATGATCAAGAAGGTCAACATCAAGGGCGTCTTCCAGATCTGGACCCACGACGGCGAGTACCACGAGGTGCCGCTCAAGGAGTGCCACGCCTGGACCCGCGAGGGCTGCAACCACTGCCCCGACTTCGCGGCCGAGCACGCCGACATCTCCACCGGCGGCATCGGGAAGTTCAACGACTGGACCCTCACCGTTGTCCGCACCGACCTGGGCCGCGAGGTCATCGAGCGCATGGCCCGGGCCGGGCGCATCGAGACCCGCCCGGGCGACGACGACCCCGGTGCCATCTCGCTCATGCACAAGCTGGCCCGCAAGAGCCGCACCCGGTGGCCCAAGGAGGGCGTCGCCGTCGACGAGCCCCGACGCATGCCACCCCCACCCCCGAAGAAGGCCGCCGCCCCCGAGGCCGACGCACCCGCCACCGACGGGGCGCCGGCGGGTGACGCGCCGACCACGCCGACGGGCGGGGACGCCGCCGGCTGA
- a CDS encoding acyl-CoA dehydrogenase family protein: protein MDLTYPDEAEQFRTEIRAWLEENLPDGWFDEGFEMTSEERRAFNEEWTKKLFAGGWICATWPEEYGGKGLTLIQGVVLSEEFSRAKAPMRADFFGDTLVGPTILQYGTEEQKKQFLPQILNGETRWCQGFSEPNSGSDLASLKTTAVLDGDEWVINGQKVWTTQAQFADYCFLLARTNPEVKKQAGISYLLVPMQQDGVEVRGIVQPDGTDEFNEVFFDDVRCPKENVLGGVDNGWTVANSTLGFERGMSATTGHRRFEEEYRLLTEAARANGAIDDPLVRQRLVDFYTRIQILRINGLRNLTGSLTGKRDKGLVALGATNKMFWSEMHKASMELALDIFGAQSLLSTVGPEGGSWPGTARSQGREAYPVSPMVSAFFFSRSETIWGGTSQIQRNIVGEKVLGLPREPKPAAPKADG from the coding sequence ATGGACCTGACCTACCCGGACGAGGCCGAGCAGTTCCGCACCGAGATCCGCGCGTGGCTGGAGGAGAACCTGCCCGACGGCTGGTTCGACGAGGGCTTCGAGATGACCTCCGAGGAGCGTCGGGCGTTCAACGAGGAGTGGACCAAGAAGCTCTTCGCCGGCGGCTGGATCTGCGCCACCTGGCCCGAGGAGTACGGCGGCAAGGGCCTCACGCTCATCCAGGGCGTGGTGCTGTCCGAGGAGTTCTCCCGGGCCAAGGCGCCCATGCGGGCCGACTTCTTCGGCGACACCCTGGTCGGGCCCACGATCCTCCAGTACGGCACCGAGGAGCAGAAGAAGCAGTTCCTCCCCCAGATCCTGAACGGCGAGACCCGCTGGTGCCAGGGCTTCTCCGAGCCGAACTCCGGCTCCGACCTGGCCTCGCTCAAGACCACCGCCGTCCTCGACGGCGACGAGTGGGTCATCAACGGCCAGAAGGTGTGGACCACCCAGGCCCAGTTCGCCGACTACTGCTTCCTCCTGGCCCGGACGAACCCGGAGGTCAAGAAGCAGGCCGGCATCAGCTACCTGCTCGTCCCCATGCAGCAGGACGGGGTGGAGGTGCGGGGCATCGTCCAGCCCGACGGCACCGACGAGTTCAACGAGGTCTTCTTCGACGACGTCCGCTGCCCGAAGGAGAACGTCCTGGGCGGCGTCGACAACGGCTGGACCGTGGCCAACAGCACCCTCGGCTTCGAGCGGGGCATGTCGGCCACCACCGGCCACCGCCGCTTCGAGGAGGAGTACCGCCTGCTGACCGAGGCGGCCCGGGCCAACGGCGCCATCGACGACCCCCTGGTCCGCCAGCGGCTCGTGGACTTCTACACGCGCATCCAGATCCTGCGGATCAACGGCCTGCGCAACCTCACCGGCAGCCTCACGGGGAAGCGGGACAAGGGCCTGGTCGCGCTGGGGGCCACCAACAAGATGTTCTGGTCCGAGATGCACAAGGCGTCGATGGAGCTCGCCCTCGACATCTTCGGGGCGCAGTCGCTGCTGTCGACCGTCGGGCCCGAGGGCGGGTCGTGGCCCGGCACGGCCCGGTCGCAGGGCCGCGAGGCGTACCCCGTGAGCCCCATGGTGTCGGCCTTCTTCTTCTCCCGCTCCGAGACCATCTGGGGCGGCACCAGCCAGATCCAGCGCAACATCGTGGGCGAGAAGGTCCTCGGCCTCCCCCGCGAGCCCAAGCCCGCCGCCCCCAAGGCCGACGGCTGA
- a CDS encoding acyl-CoA dehydrogenase family protein has product MADVTLDFALPPELEALAAEARQVGRDLADRCDIREDSWIAGHDEAVAKDLSDRGWIGMTWPAEAGGGGRTVMERFVVFEELIAAGAPIAAAWFADRQIGPTFLEFGTPEQQERFLPGILSGESMWGIGMSEPDAGSDVASIRTRAVRDGDEWVVDGQKIWTSGAAHADFVYLVARTDPDAKPHQGLSELVVDLRSPGVTVKPIVDMTADDHFCEVYFDSVRVPAANLVGEENGSFKQIMRQMEHERGGIDRLVSNRRLYEDVLAVADMSDPLLRQEAARLETDYRLGRLLVIREVLGQAPKGFSAATKTFCTEHEQRVAEFCARALGPAAQAGDPGLSARLRRNLAYAPAYTIMGGTTNILRNILGERVLGLPRGPR; this is encoded by the coding sequence GTGGCCGACGTGACGCTCGACTTCGCCCTGCCGCCCGAGCTCGAGGCCCTCGCCGCCGAGGCGCGGCAGGTGGGGCGGGACCTGGCCGACCGGTGCGACATCCGGGAGGACTCGTGGATCGCGGGCCACGACGAGGCCGTGGCCAAGGACCTCTCGGACCGGGGCTGGATCGGCATGACCTGGCCCGCCGAGGCGGGCGGCGGCGGCCGCACGGTCATGGAGCGCTTCGTCGTGTTCGAGGAGCTCATCGCCGCGGGCGCACCCATCGCCGCAGCCTGGTTCGCCGACCGCCAGATCGGTCCCACCTTCCTCGAGTTCGGCACCCCTGAGCAGCAGGAGCGGTTCCTGCCCGGGATCCTCTCGGGCGAGTCGATGTGGGGCATCGGCATGAGCGAGCCCGACGCCGGCTCCGACGTGGCCTCCATCCGCACCCGCGCCGTCCGCGACGGCGACGAGTGGGTCGTCGACGGCCAGAAGATCTGGACCAGCGGCGCGGCCCACGCCGACTTCGTCTACCTCGTGGCCCGCACCGACCCCGACGCCAAGCCCCACCAGGGCCTCTCCGAGCTGGTGGTCGACCTGCGCTCGCCCGGGGTCACGGTGAAGCCGATCGTCGACATGACCGCGGATGACCACTTCTGCGAGGTCTACTTCGACTCCGTCCGGGTGCCGGCGGCGAACCTGGTGGGGGAGGAGAACGGCAGCTTCAAGCAGATCATGCGCCAGATGGAGCACGAGCGGGGCGGCATCGACCGGCTGGTGTCCAACCGTCGCCTCTACGAGGACGTGCTCGCGGTGGCCGACATGTCCGACCCGCTGCTCCGCCAGGAGGCGGCGCGCCTCGAGACCGACTACCGCCTGGGCCGCCTGCTGGTGATCCGGGAGGTGCTGGGCCAGGCGCCCAAGGGCTTCTCGGCCGCGACCAAGACGTTCTGCACCGAGCACGAGCAGCGGGTCGCCGAGTTCTGCGCCCGGGCCCTCGGCCCTGCGGCCCAGGCCGGCGACCCCGGCCTGTCGGCCCGCCTGCGTCGCAACCTGGCCTACGCCCCCGCCTACACGATCATGGGCGGGACCACGAACATCCTGCGCAACATCCTGGGCGAGCGGGTGCTCGGCCTCCCCCGCGGCCCCCGCTGA
- a CDS encoding TSUP family transporter, giving the protein MSVLEVVVAIAIVALGSTVQRTVGFGAAMVAVPLLLLLDPALVPGSYVVANIVLIGMMATGTGGHADRRGVRLLVVGLLPGTLLAALALSLVPEDLLAVLAGVVVLGAVAAVALLGDVPRRRPTLLVGGLLSGFMGTSAGVGGPPLALLYSRAPGDVVRATLCRVFLVSWVCTLTALTLTGRLGTAEVARGVAMMPGGLLGVLAGRRVSAHVRPEQLRVAVLALSATSAVVAIALRLL; this is encoded by the coding sequence GTGAGCGTGCTCGAGGTGGTGGTGGCCATCGCCATCGTCGCCCTCGGCAGCACCGTGCAGCGCACCGTCGGGTTCGGTGCGGCGATGGTGGCCGTGCCCCTCCTGCTGCTCCTCGACCCCGCCCTCGTGCCCGGGTCCTACGTGGTGGCCAACATCGTCCTCATCGGGATGATGGCCACCGGCACGGGGGGCCACGCCGACCGGCGGGGGGTCCGCCTGCTGGTGGTCGGCCTGCTGCCCGGCACCCTGCTCGCCGCCCTGGCCCTGAGCCTCGTGCCCGAGGACCTGCTGGCCGTGCTGGCCGGCGTCGTGGTGCTCGGCGCGGTGGCCGCCGTGGCCCTCCTCGGCGACGTGCCCCGGCGCCGACCCACCCTCCTCGTCGGCGGGCTCCTGTCGGGGTTCATGGGCACCTCCGCCGGCGTGGGGGGACCACCCCTCGCCCTGCTCTACAGCCGGGCCCCCGGCGACGTGGTGCGGGCCACCCTCTGCCGGGTCTTCCTCGTCAGCTGGGTGTGCACCCTCACCGCACTGACCCTCACCGGCCGGCTGGGGACGGCGGAGGTGGCCCGCGGCGTGGCCATGATGCCCGGCGGCCTCCTGGGCGTGCTCGCCGGCCGGCGGGTGTCGGCCCACGTCCGCCCCGAGCAGCTGCGGGTGGCGGTGCTGGCCCTGTCGGCGACCTCGGCCGTGGTGGCCATCGCCCTTCGCCTCCTCTGA
- a CDS encoding response regulator transcription factor yields the protein MAPTVLVVEDDPVIIDLLTLTLELEGWTVRKAMDADTALAMVHEDRPDVVLSDIMMPGTSGLALAADITGDPATADIPVVLLSARALPAEVAEGIAAGATDYVTKPFDPDNLVDRLQAVVDGVVRRQVGGADGGTAP from the coding sequence GTGGCCCCGACCGTCCTCGTCGTCGAAGACGACCCGGTGATCATCGACCTCCTCACCCTCACCCTGGAGCTCGAGGGCTGGACGGTGCGCAAGGCCATGGACGCCGACACCGCCCTGGCCATGGTGCACGAGGACCGACCCGACGTCGTGCTCTCGGACATCATGATGCCCGGCACCAGCGGCCTGGCCCTGGCCGCCGACATCACCGGCGACCCGGCCACCGCCGACATCCCCGTGGTCCTGCTGTCGGCCCGGGCCCTGCCCGCCGAGGTGGCCGAGGGCATCGCCGCGGGGGCGACCGACTACGTCACCAAGCCCTTCGACCCCGACAACCTCGTCGACCGCCTCCAAGCCGTCGTCGACGGGGTCGTGCGCCGACAGGTCGGGGGCGCCGACGGCGGGACCGCGCCGTGA